Below is a window of Streptomyces genisteinicus DNA.
GCCGGGGCGCGGATCAGACTGCCGAAGGGGATCCCGAGCTGTCGGAGCCCGTCGAAGCCGAGCAGCATCCAGCCGGTGAGCGGCGGATGGTTGTAGACCGGCTGGTCCGGCATCGGATGCTCGTAGATCCCGAGCGGCCCCACCCGGGCGATCGCGGCGGCGAAGGCCTCGAAGATCCGTACGTCGGCAGGGCCCCGGGTCACCGCCGCGATCACGGCCTTGGCGACGAGTGCGGCCAGCGAGACGGCGAGGACGACGGCTCTCGCCCGGCGCACGCCGGACGTCCCCGTGTCCACAGCCGATGCCGTCCCGGTCCGCAGGTCCATGGCGGCCGAACGTAGCAATGGAGGCCGCCCGCCAGGCGGACCGATCATCACACCGAACGGTCCCGACGGGGACTTCTCCGCGTTTCCCGGTGGAGCCGCGGCACGCGAATCACCCGCTTGGCCGAGAGCACACCCGCCCTTCCACGGCCCCGCCCGCCACCGGGACGAGCCCGCCCTGCATCCGGTCGCACTCACCCTCGAGCGCGGCGAGATCGTCGCCCTGGTCGGCGAGACGGCGCCGGCACGCCCCGGCAGGACGGCCCCGTCCGAACCCGCCCGCCGCGCAAGGACACCCGGCAGGAGGGGCCCTGGCCCGGCCCGCGCGTGCCCCGGGGCCGGCCCTGGGCGCGGCAGCCGCCGAGGCCGCCGCCGGGGCCACCCGGGCGGCGGCCCAGCCCCTGGGCGCGGACGCACGGGGCTGGGCCGCCGGGTCGTCCGGGCGCCCTTCCAGGAGCCCCCCGCGCCACCGGGGACCGCTGCGGCGCGATCCGGCCGGCGGCGGGCGTGCGGCGCGGACGGACGGGCCGGCGAGGGCGGCGGTGGCGGTGGCGGTGGCCGCGTACGAGGAGTTCACCGGCCCACGGGGCGGGCGGCGCTGAACCGGCGGCCGATCCGGGTAGGCTCCCCTGCTGCCGTCGGCCGAGGGGGAGGCAATGAGCGGGACACGGGGGCCACAGCCGCTGCGCGAGGGCGACCCGCGCGAGGTCGCGGGTTACACGCTGCGGGCCAGGATCGGCGAGGGCGGGATGGGCACCGTCTTCCTCACCCGGGAGCGGGAGGGGCGGCGGCCCGTCGCCCTCAAGCTGATCCGTCGCGAGCACGCGCAGAACGAGCGGTTCCGCCGCCGCTTCGCCCGCGAGGTCCAGGTGGCCCGAACCGTGCAGGGCCCCCATCTGGTACCGGTCGTCGACCACGACGCGCAGGCCGAACTGCCCTGGCTGGCCACCCGGTACGTACCGGGCGTGCCGCTCGACGAGGCGCTGCGGGACTTCGGCCCGCTGCCGGCGGCCGCCGCCCTGCGCCTGACCGCCGGCGCCGCCCACGCGCTGGCCGCGGTGCACACGGCGGGGCTGGTCCACCGGGACGTGAAACCGGCCAACGTGCTGCTGGCCGCCGAGGGACCGTGGCTGATGGACCTCGGGATCGCCCGCGACACCGACGGGACCTCGGCGCTGACCACGGTGGGGCGGATGGTCGGCACCCCGCGCTACATGTCGCCCGAACACGCCCTGGGCCGCGACCTGACGTCCGCCTCGGACGTCTTCACCCTCGGACTGGTGGCCGCGGAGGCCGTCACGGGACGCCACCCGTACGGCGAGGGCGGCGGTCTCGTCGTCGCCACCCGCATCGCGGGCACCGAGTACGACCCGCCCGACCTGAGCGCCCTGCCCGCGCCGCTGCGCGAGCTGGTCGCGGCGGCTCTGGCCCCGCGGCCCACCGACCGCCCCACGGCGGCGGAGGCGGCGGCCGTCTGCGACGCCCTCGCCTCCGAGGCGCCCGGCCGGGGCTGGCTGCCCCGCCCCCTGGCATCCGCCGTCTCCGCCCTCGCCCGCAGGGCCGACCCCCGGACCTTTCCCTGGCTCCGCCTCCGCCCCTGACCGCCCGCCCTCACCGGCGCGAGGGGCGGCAGGCCCGCACCGGCACGCGGAAGCGGACGGAGGGGCGGGGCGGGGACGAATCCCCGCCCCGCCCCTCCGGTCATCCTCCGAGCGGGTCAGCCGGTCAGCCGGTCAGCTGTGCGCCCGCAGCAGCTGGCGCATCGTCCGCATCGCCACCGACAGGTTCGCCAGGTCGAACGTGTCGGACCCGTGGATCTCGTCGAGCGTGGTCCGCGCACGGCCCAGCAGCGCCGCGTTCCGCTGCTCCCAGTCCTTGAAGCGCTCCTCCGGCGTGGACGAGCCGTTGCCGCCCGACAGCACGTCCGCCGTCAGCGCGGCGTGGGCCGCGTACAGGTCCTCGCGGATGGAGGCGCGGGCCATCGACTGCCAGCGGTCGGCCCGCGGCAGCTCGATGATGCGGTCCATCAGCTGGGTGATGGACAGCCGGTCCGCGAGGTCGTAGTAGACCTCGGCCACCGCCAGCGGCTCCTGGCCGGTGCGGTCGGCGATCGCCACGATGTCGAGCGTCGGGAACGCGGACGAGAAGCCCGCGACCCGCAGCGCCAGGTCCTCCGGCACTCCGGCGGCAGTCAGTTCGTCGACGATCCCCTGGTACCACTCCAGGTCGGCGCCGCGCAGCATCTTCGGCAGCGAGGCCCAGACCTGCTCCACGCGCTCCGCGAAGAACTCGATCGTGTCGGCCAGCTCCAGCGGCTGCGGCCGGTTGCCGAGCAGCCAGCGGGTGCCGCGCTCGACGAGCCGCCGCGAGTGCAGCCGGACCCGGGTCTGGACGCCGGCGTCGACCGTGTTGTCCAGGTTCTCCACGGCGTCCCACACCGCGCTCAGACCGAAGATCTCGCGGGCCGCGGTCTGCGCCCGCACGATCTCCTCCAGCGAGGCCCCGGTCTCCTCGCGCAGCCGGTGCAGGAAGGTCGAGCCACCGGTGTTCACCGTGTCGTTGACCAGGACGGTCGTCACGATCTCCCGGCGCAGCGCATGCCCGTCGATCGCCTCGGGGAACTTCTCCCGCAGCGGCTTCGGGAAGTACGCGTGGAGCAGCCGGCGCAGGTACGGGTCGTCCGGCAGGTCCGTGCCGATCAGGTTCTGGGCCACGGTGATCTTGGTGTACGCCAGCAGCACCGCCAGCTCGGGCTGGCTCATCCCGCGCCCGCCGCCGAGCAGTTCGCGGACCTGCCGGTCGCTGGGCAGGAACTCCAGGTCCCGGTCGAGGAACCCGTCCCGCTCCAGGCGGCGCATGAAGCGCTGGTGGGCGTGGAGCAGGGACGGCGACTGGGCGACCGCGTTGGCGAGGGCCGTGTTCTGGGCGTAGTTGTTGCGCAGCACGAGCGAGCCGACCTCGTCGGTCATCTGCGCGAGGAGCTTGTTGCGCTGCTTGACGGTCATGTCGCCCTCGGCGACCAGTCCGTTGAGCAGGATCTTGATGTTGACCTCGTGGTCGGAGGTGTCCACACCGGCGCTGTTGTCGATCGCGTCGGTGTTGATCTTCCCGCCGATGCGGTCGAACTCGATGCGCCCGAGCTGGGTGCAGCCCAGGTTGCCGCCCTCGCCGACGACGCGGACCCGCAGGTCCTCGCCGTTGACGCGGATGGCGTCGTTCGCCTTGTCGCCGACGTCGGCGTGGGTCTCGGCGGCCGACTTCACATAGGTGCCGATGCCGCCGTTCCACAGCAGGTCGACCGGCGCCTTGAGGATGGTCTGCATCAGCTCGGCCGGGGTCATCTTGGTGACGCCGGCGTCGATGCCGAGGGCCGTGCGCATCGCGGAGCCGACCGGGATCGACTTGGCGCTGCGCGGGAAGACGCCGCCGCCCTGCGAGATCAGGCCGGTGTCGTACTCCGCCCACGAGGAGCGCGGCAGCTCGAACAGGCGCCTGCGCTCGGCGTACGAGGTCGCCGCCTCGGGGGTGGGGTCGACGAAGATGTGCCGGTGGTCGAAGGCCGCGACCAGTCGGATGTGCTCGCTGAGCAGCATGCCGTTGCCGAACACGTCACCGGACATGTCACCGACGCCGACGACCGTGAAGTCCTCGGTCTGGGTGTCGTGGCCCAGCTCGCGGAAGTGCCGCTTGACGGACTCCCACGCGCCGCGGGCGGTGATGCCCATGCCCTTGTGGTCGTATCCCGCGGAACCGCCCGAGGCGAAGGCGTCGCCGAGCCAGAAGTCGTAGGCGACCGCGACCTCGTTGGCGATGTCCGAGAAGGACGCGGTGCCCTTGTCGGCCGCGACGACGAGGTAGGTGTCGTCCTCGTCGTGGCGGACCACGCGCTCCGGCGGGACGACCTCGCCCGCGACCATGTTGTCGGTGATGTCGAGGAGCGCCGAGATGAAGATGCGGTAGCAGGCGATGCCCTCGGCGAGCCAGGCGTCGCGGTCGGCGGACGGGTCGGGGAGCTGCTTGGCGACGAAGCCGCCCTTGGCGCCGACCGGCACGATGACGGTGTTCTTGACCATCTGCGCCTTGACCAGGCCGAGGATCTCGGTGCGGAAGTCCTCGCGCCGGTCGGACCAGCGCAGGCCGCCGCGCGCGACCTTGCCGAAGCGCAGGTGCACGCCCTCGACCCGCGGCGAGTAGACCCAGATCTCGAAGGCGGGACGCGGGGCCGGCAGGTCGGGGATGGCCTGGGGGTCGAACTTCATCGACACGTAGCCGTGCAGACCGCCGTCCTGGGTGGTCTGGAAGAAGTTGGTGCGCAGCGTCGCCTTGATGACGGTGAGGAACGAGCGCAGGATGCGGTCCTCGTCGAGGGAGGCGACCTGGTCGAGCGCGCCGTCCAGCTCCTCCAGGAGGCCGTCGATCAGCTCGGTGCCGGCCCGCTGGCGGTCCGGCGACATCCGGGCCTCGAAGAGGGAGACGAGCAGCCGGGTGGTGTGGACGTTGTTGCGGAGGGTGTCCTCCATGTAGTCCTGGCTGAAAGTCGACCCCGCCTGGCGCAGGTACTTGGCGTAGGCGCGCAGCACCATGGCCTCGCGCCAGTCGAGTCCGGCGCCCAGGACCAGCGAGTTGAAGCCGTCGTTCTCGGCCTGCCCGGTCCACACGGCGGCGAAGGCGTCCTGGAAGCGCTCGCGCGCGTCGTCGGCGAGATAGTCGCCGTTGCCCCCGGTCAGCGGCATCCGCAGGCCGAAGTCGTAGATCCAGGCGTGGGTCCGGTCGGCGCAGCGCAGCTCGTAGGGGCGCTCGTCGACGACCTCGCAGCCCAGCCGCTGGAGCACCGGCAGCACGGCCGAGAGCGACACCTGCTCGCCGGTCCGGTAGATCTTGAAGCGCCGCTCGCCGGGCGCCGCGCCGACGGGCTCGTAGAGGGAGAGCTGGAACTCCTTGTCGGAGTGGGTCAGCTGCTCCAGGCGCACCAGGTCGGCCACGGCGGAACGCGGCGAGTGGTCGGCCTTGTACCCCTCGGTGAAGGCGTTCTGGTAGCGGCGCAGCAGTTCCGCGGCGCGCTCCTCGCCGAACTCCGCGTTCAGCGCCTCGCCGAAGCCGTCGGCCCAGGAACGGGCGGCCTCGACCAGACGGGCCTCGACGCGGTCGGCGTCGGCGTCGGTGAGGTCGGGCAGCTCGGTTCCGGCCGGGACCCGCACCACGAAGTGCAGGCGGGACAGAATCGATTCGGTGTTCCACGCGGTGAAGTCGACGCTGGTGCCGCCGAGCTCCTCCTTGAGGATGTCGATCATGCGCAGCCGCACCCCGGTGGTGTAGCGGTCCCGGGGCAGGTAGATCAGCGCGGAGTAGTAGCGGCCGTACTCGTCCTGCCGCAGGTACAGCCGGAGCCGGCGGCGCTCCTGGAGGTAGAGCACGCTGGTGACGATGGAGCGCAGCTGGTCGGCGGGCGTCTGGAACAGCTCGTCGCGCGGGTACGTCTCCAGGATCTGGAGCAGGTCGCGGCCGTCGTGGCTGTTGGGCGAGAAGCCCGCGCCCTGGAGGACCTCGGCGACCTTGCGGCGGATCACCGGCACCCGGCGCACCGACTCGGTGTAGGCAGCCGAGGAGAAGAGCCCGAGGAACCGGCGCTCCCCGATGACGTTGCCCTCGGTGTCGAACTTCTTGACGCCGATGTAGTCGAGGTAGCTCGGGCGGTGGACGGTCGCCCGGCTGTTGGCCTTGGTGAGCACGAGCAGCTTGTGCTCACGGGCCTTGGCGCGCGCGTCGGCGGGCAGCCGGCTGAAGGACGGGCTGACGGGGTGGTCCTCGTCGGTCGAGTGCTGCGGGTCCGAGCGCAGTATGCCGAGCCCGGTGCCCGCGACGGCCGCGAGCGCGTCGTTCTCGGTGAGCTCGTACTCGCGGTAGCCGAGGAAGGTGAAGTGGTCGGCGGCGAGCCAGCGCAGCAGCTCGCGGGCCTCCTCGACCTCCTGAGCGGGCAGGTCGTCCGCGGTCGGCTCGTCGGACAGGCCGTCGGCGATGCGCAGCGCGGCGTCGCGCATCTTCTCCCAGTCCTCGACGGCCTCGCGGACGTCGGACAGCACCCGCAGCAGGTCGGCGGTGATCTGCTTGAGGTCGGCGCGGTCGGTCTCCCGGTCGATCTCGACGTGGATCCAGGACTCGACGAGCGCGTCGTGCGGCAGCTTCTTGAGGCCGGTGCCCTCGGGCAGCACCTCGACGAGCCGGCCGGTGACGTCGCGGCGGACGACGACCTGGGGGTGGATCACGACGTGGATGCCGCGCCCCTGGCGGGAGAGCTCGTTGGTGACCGAGTCCACCAGGAACGGCATGTCGTCCGTGACCACCTCGACCACGGAGTGGCTGCACGTCCAGCCGTTCTCCTCGACGGTCGGCGTGTGGACCCGCACGTTCGCCGTGCCCTGCGGGCGGTTCTCGGCGAGCCGGTAGTGGGAGAGCGCCGCGCCGAAGACGTCGACCGGGTCGCGGTCCGTGAGGTCCTCGGGAGCGGTGTGCAGGTAGTAGCGCTGGAGGTACGTGAGCAGGAGGTCCCGGTCGGGGGACTTCCCCCCCTCGGCCCCGGTCGGAAGGTTCCCCCCGAGCGGGCTGTTCTCAGCTACCCGGGCGGCCCGTGCGAGCAGCTCGGCCTTGGCTTCGTCCAGCTTGGTCTGCATGTCCTCTGGCTCCTGTCGCGCGCCGTTGCGTGACGTAGGTGAAAGATGCTGCGACGCAACGCCACGACGCGGGGTGTCCGGTCGCTGTCGACGTTATGCCGCGGTGGGAGAGGTCCGGGCGCTTTCGAGCCGATTGAGGCGGAAGGGCCGGACCGGGAAGATGATCAGGCACCGCCCGGACGCCGTGGCTCTCCGGGCGCGTTCCCCCAGCCGTGGCTGGGCGGTGGCCGCCGGGGGCTTCGCTGCCCCCACGGCGTATCGCGCTGATCACGCCCCCAGGCTATCGCCCTTGACCCCCGGGTCGTCATGAGCCGTATGTGTACAAAAGAGGGGCTCGAAGTTTGACACTCTGGACAGCGACACAGGCCCTCATGGCAGACAACCACCGGGAGCAGCCATGACCACCAAGATCCTGATCGTCACCGGCGACGCCGCGGAGTCCCTCGAAGTGCTCTATCCCTACCAGCGACTGGTGGAGGAGGGCTACGAAGTGCACATCGCGGCTCCCAGCCGCAAGAAGCTGCAGTTCGTCGTGCACGACTTCGAGCCGGGCTTCGACACCTACACCGAGAAGCCGGGCTACACCTGGCCCGCCGACCTGGCCTTCTCCGAGGTCGACGCCGGGGATTACGCCGCCGTCGTCATCCCGGGCGGCCGCGCCCCCGAGTACCTCCGCAACGACGGCGAGCTGCGCAAGATCCTCAAGGCGTTCTTCGACGCGGACAAGCCGGTCGCCCAGATCTGCCACGGGCCGCTGCTGACCGCCGCGATCGGCGGACTGGAGGGCCGCAGGGTCACCGCATACCCGGCGCTGGAGCTCGACATGCAGGCGGCGGGGGCCACGTTCCAGGACGCGGAGGCCGTGGTCGACGGGACCCTGGTGTCCTCGCGCGCCTGGCCGGACCACTCGGCGTGGATGCGCGCCTTCCTGGAGGTCCTGCGGGAGACGGCCCCGCCGTCCTGATCCGCGGCTGCGGCGGCCGGCGGGGGCGGTCGGCGGGGGCGGTTCCCCGCCGGGCGCCGCCCCGGGCTCAGGACCGGACCCGCTCCCGGCTCAGGACGCCAGCCGCAGCGCTTCCCGCACCGCGTCGGCGAGGGTGTCGACGACCGGCACGCCGACCGCCTCCAGGCTGGCCCGGCTGTGCGAGCCGCCCGTGTAGAGAACCGCGTGGGCGCCGACGTGCGCCGCCGCCACCGCGTCGTCGACCGCGTCGCCGATCACGACCGTGCGCCGGGGGTCCGCGCCCTCCAGGGCGGCCAGGTGGCGCACCATGTGGGCGGCCTTGGACCCGCCGGACGGTCCGGTGCGCCCGTCGACCCTCAGGAAGCGGCTCGCTATGCCGTACCCGTGCACGACGGGGACCAGCTCGTCGTGCCCGTACATGCTCAGCAGCGACTGGCTGCGCCCGGCCAGCTGCCAGTCCCGCAGCAGGTCCTCCACCCCGTGGGTGAGGCCGCACTCGGCCCGGCGCTCGGTGTAGTAGCGGTGGAAGGCGGCGTCCATGACCTCCCACTCGGCCGCACTGGGCCTGCGGCCCATCAGGCGCTCGTAGAAGAGCGGGATCG
It encodes the following:
- a CDS encoding serine/threonine-protein kinase, which codes for MSGTRGPQPLREGDPREVAGYTLRARIGEGGMGTVFLTREREGRRPVALKLIRREHAQNERFRRRFAREVQVARTVQGPHLVPVVDHDAQAELPWLATRYVPGVPLDEALRDFGPLPAAAALRLTAGAAHALAAVHTAGLVHRDVKPANVLLAAEGPWLMDLGIARDTDGTSALTTVGRMVGTPRYMSPEHALGRDLTSASDVFTLGLVAAEAVTGRHPYGEGGGLVVATRIAGTEYDPPDLSALPAPLRELVAAALAPRPTDRPTAAEAAAVCDALASEAPGRGWLPRPLASAVSALARRADPRTFPWLRLRP
- a CDS encoding NAD-glutamate dehydrogenase codes for the protein MQTKLDEAKAELLARAARVAENSPLGGNLPTGAEGGKSPDRDLLLTYLQRYYLHTAPEDLTDRDPVDVFGAALSHYRLAENRPQGTANVRVHTPTVEENGWTCSHSVVEVVTDDMPFLVDSVTNELSRQGRGIHVVIHPQVVVRRDVTGRLVEVLPEGTGLKKLPHDALVESWIHVEIDRETDRADLKQITADLLRVLSDVREAVEDWEKMRDAALRIADGLSDEPTADDLPAQEVEEARELLRWLAADHFTFLGYREYELTENDALAAVAGTGLGILRSDPQHSTDEDHPVSPSFSRLPADARAKAREHKLLVLTKANSRATVHRPSYLDYIGVKKFDTEGNVIGERRFLGLFSSAAYTESVRRVPVIRRKVAEVLQGAGFSPNSHDGRDLLQILETYPRDELFQTPADQLRSIVTSVLYLQERRRLRLYLRQDEYGRYYSALIYLPRDRYTTGVRLRMIDILKEELGGTSVDFTAWNTESILSRLHFVVRVPAGTELPDLTDADADRVEARLVEAARSWADGFGEALNAEFGEERAAELLRRYQNAFTEGYKADHSPRSAVADLVRLEQLTHSDKEFQLSLYEPVGAAPGERRFKIYRTGEQVSLSAVLPVLQRLGCEVVDERPYELRCADRTHAWIYDFGLRMPLTGGNGDYLADDARERFQDAFAAVWTGQAENDGFNSLVLGAGLDWREAMVLRAYAKYLRQAGSTFSQDYMEDTLRNNVHTTRLLVSLFEARMSPDRQRAGTELIDGLLEELDGALDQVASLDEDRILRSFLTVIKATLRTNFFQTTQDGGLHGYVSMKFDPQAIPDLPAPRPAFEIWVYSPRVEGVHLRFGKVARGGLRWSDRREDFRTEILGLVKAQMVKNTVIVPVGAKGGFVAKQLPDPSADRDAWLAEGIACYRIFISALLDITDNMVAGEVVPPERVVRHDEDDTYLVVAADKGTASFSDIANEVAVAYDFWLGDAFASGGSAGYDHKGMGITARGAWESVKRHFRELGHDTQTEDFTVVGVGDMSGDVFGNGMLLSEHIRLVAAFDHRHIFVDPTPEAATSYAERRRLFELPRSSWAEYDTGLISQGGGVFPRSAKSIPVGSAMRTALGIDAGVTKMTPAELMQTILKAPVDLLWNGGIGTYVKSAAETHADVGDKANDAIRVNGEDLRVRVVGEGGNLGCTQLGRIEFDRIGGKINTDAIDNSAGVDTSDHEVNIKILLNGLVAEGDMTVKQRNKLLAQMTDEVGSLVLRNNYAQNTALANAVAQSPSLLHAHQRFMRRLERDGFLDRDLEFLPSDRQVRELLGGGRGMSQPELAVLLAYTKITVAQNLIGTDLPDDPYLRRLLHAYFPKPLREKFPEAIDGHALRREIVTTVLVNDTVNTGGSTFLHRLREETGASLEEIVRAQTAAREIFGLSAVWDAVENLDNTVDAGVQTRVRLHSRRLVERGTRWLLGNRPQPLELADTIEFFAERVEQVWASLPKMLRGADLEWYQGIVDELTAAGVPEDLALRVAGFSSAFPTLDIVAIADRTGQEPLAVAEVYYDLADRLSITQLMDRIIELPRADRWQSMARASIREDLYAAHAALTADVLSGGNGSSTPEERFKDWEQRNAALLGRARTTLDEIHGSDTFDLANLSVAMRTMRQLLRAHS
- a CDS encoding DJ-1/PfpI family protein; this translates as MTTKILIVTGDAAESLEVLYPYQRLVEEGYEVHIAAPSRKKLQFVVHDFEPGFDTYTEKPGYTWPADLAFSEVDAGDYAAVVIPGGRAPEYLRNDGELRKILKAFFDADKPVAQICHGPLLTAAIGGLEGRRVTAYPALELDMQAAGATFQDAEAVVDGTLVSSRAWPDHSAWMRAFLEVLRETAPPS
- a CDS encoding HAD family hydrolase, coding for MGTTANHGAHLVWDWNGTLLDDITAVIGASNAAFAEVGVAPITLERYRELYCVPIPLFYERLMGRRPSAAEWEVMDAAFHRYYTERRAECGLTHGVEDLLRDWQLAGRSQSLLSMYGHDELVPVVHGYGIASRFLRVDGRTGPSGGSKAAHMVRHLAALEGADPRRTVVIGDAVDDAVAAAHVGAHAVLYTGGSHSRASLEAVGVPVVDTLADAVREALRLAS